A genomic stretch from Desulfurococcaceae archaeon MEX13E-LK6-19 includes:
- a CDS encoding helix-turn-helix domain-containing protein, translating to MPVTLEEHIRLLGSVLKAIAENEGVSISDLSRMIGKNRPQVYTIVKTLESLGLITKKKVQGLPPKVQIYLSSKGRILYECLREIFMENQGQNK from the coding sequence ATGCCTGTTACACTAGAGGAGCATATCAGGCTTCTCGGTAGTGTACTCAAAGCTATTGCGGAGAACGAGGGAGTTAGCATAAGTGATTTATCAAGAATGATAGGTAAAAACAGGCCACAAGTGTACACTATAGTCAAGACACTGGAGTCACTAGGGCTCATAACGAAAAAGAAAGTACAAGGATTACCGCCAAAAGTACAAATATACTTATCCAGTAAAGGAAGAATACTCTATGAATGCTTAAGAGAAATATTCATGGAAAACCAAGGGCAAAACAAATAG
- a CDS encoding AbrB/MazE/SpoVT family DNA-binding domain-containing protein, whose translation MGEGLEFVGSVTVLKSGSLYRVTVPKKIVDKMGLKAGEKLLVYYDPGRNAVVLVKP comes from the coding sequence GTGGGTGAGGGTTTGGAGTTTGTTGGTAGTGTTACTGTGTTGAAGTCTGGTTCGTTGTATCGTGTTACTGTTCCGAAGAAGATTGTTGATAAGATGGGGCTTAAGGCTGGTGAGAAGCTGTTGGTGTACTATGATCCTGGGAGGAATGCTGTGGTTCTCGTGAAACCATGA
- a CDS encoding 50S ribosomal protein L40e produces MPITDPVKLKIVYNRALNKLVCRKCGALNPPGATKCRRCRSKNLRPKKVQKLGKIG; encoded by the coding sequence ATGCCCATAACAGACCCCGTGAAACTAAAAATAGTATACAACCGTGCACTCAACAAACTAGTATGCCGCAAATGCGGAGCACTAAACCCACCAGGAGCAACCAAATGCCGAAGATGCAGAAGCAAAAACCTAAGACCCAAGAAAGTACAGAAACTAGGCAAAATAGGCTAA
- a CDS encoding LAGLIDADG family homing endonuclease translates to MINITTSSGELSSTYKTIDITNTARRLFEIPLRELLKRVIKWNPLEVHAWAFGFSLGDASIDRAYLQTKRIDVETSRLGTLICFLTIFLLLATPPIKIRFYVRKDSRAKYKMRAYAKVSRELLELLASREFDKFNVFEEDYMFRSFLAGIIDSDGSIQPYVKKRGKKNQRLYFEPEVCIINSNTKLLKEIQKQLFSRYSIRGNVVYAYTPGVYRLRINSLESVYNFLKLTDNHLLNIERLPKAKVIQLYYKNKITMEELIKINKRLKDQNYKIHKILQSFILTMNKNKLVLVVDENGKIDINQATV, encoded by the coding sequence ATGATAAATATAACAACGTCTTCCGGAGAATTAAGCAGCACTTATAAAACGATAGACATCACAAATACTGCTAGAAGACTTTTCGAAATACCACTAAGAGAGTTACTGAAAAGAGTTATCAAATGGAATCCCCTTGAAGTTCATGCATGGGCTTTTGGATTTAGTTTAGGAGATGCCTCAATAGATAGAGCTTATCTCCAAACAAAAAGAATAGATGTTGAAACCAGTCGATTGGGTACACTGATTTGTTTCCTCACCATATTCTTATTGCTAGCTACACCACCGATAAAGATAAGATTCTATGTAAGAAAAGATAGTCGAGCAAAATATAAAATGAGGGCTTACGCCAAGGTATCCAGAGAACTACTTGAGCTACTAGCTTCACGTGAATTCGACAAATTTAATGTATTTGAAGAAGATTATATGTTTAGATCCTTTTTAGCAGGTATTATAGATAGCGATGGATCAATACAGCCTTACGTAAAGAAGCGTGGAAAGAAAAACCAGAGACTATACTTTGAGCCCGAGGTTTGTATAATCAATAGCAATACGAAATTACTTAAAGAAATTCAAAAACAATTATTTTCGAGATACTCCATAAGAGGAAACGTAGTCTATGCATATACCCCAGGTGTTTACAGACTAAGAATAAATTCACTTGAAAGTGTATACAATTTCTTGAAACTTACTGATAATCACCTATTAAACATTGAAAGACTGCCAAAAGCAAAGGTAATTCAACTATACTATAAGAACAAAATAACGATGGAGGAACTAATAAAGATCAATAAAAGACTTAAAGATCAAAATTACAAGATACATAAGATACTACAATCATTCATTCTTACAATGAACAAGAATAAGTTAGTGCTCGTAGTAGACGAGAATGGTAAAATAGACATAAATCAGGCAACTGTATAA
- a CDS encoding iron-containing alcohol dehydrogenase — MFVDGFVVDYKGVRVFFGRGVVGGLGRFLKGFSRVAIVTGRSSARVSGALGDVVRVLEENNVGYDVYDRVTPNPWASQADDLGEFLWRNGFDAVVAIGGGSVIDTAKVACVIAASGGRAVDYLYWRRRPRGSLPLFAVNLTHGTGSEVDRYAVLTVDENREKRGIAILYPKASVDDPGYTVTLPRDQTVYTTLDAFYHAYEAATSRSSTPYTLLHSVSATENIAGFIERVLRDPRDLDGRSRLLYGSLLAGIAIDMSGTHIIHAIEHALSGLNPKLPHGCGLGILGPRAVYYTHKARPSESAEILKLLDSSIKPDPGDAGKAMKIIEEFQEKIGFTRKLSDYGFGRDDIKTVTGMVLGGLKYLLEGTPFKVDEQIIKDILEHSL, encoded by the coding sequence ATGTTTGTTGATGGTTTCGTTGTTGATTATAAGGGTGTTCGTGTCTTTTTCGGACGTGGTGTTGTTGGTGGTCTCGGGAGGTTCTTGAAGGGGTTTAGTAGGGTTGCTATTGTTACTGGTAGGTCTTCTGCTAGGGTTAGTGGTGCTCTCGGTGATGTGGTTAGGGTTCTTGAGGAGAATAATGTTGGTTATGATGTTTATGATCGCGTGACTCCTAATCCTTGGGCCAGCCAGGCTGATGATCTTGGCGAGTTTCTTTGGAGGAATGGTTTTGATGCAGTTGTTGCTATTGGTGGTGGTAGTGTTATTGATACTGCTAAGGTTGCATGTGTTATTGCCGCTAGTGGTGGGCGTGCTGTTGACTACTTGTATTGGAGGCGTAGACCCCGTGGCTCGCTTCCGTTGTTTGCAGTGAATCTGACTCATGGTACTGGGAGTGAGGTTGACCGGTATGCTGTTTTAACTGTTGATGAGAACCGGGAGAAACGGGGTATAGCAATCCTCTACCCGAAGGCTAGTGTTGATGACCCGGGTTATACTGTTACGTTGCCTAGGGACCAGACTGTTTATACCACGCTTGACGCTTTTTATCATGCCTATGAGGCGGCTACTTCAAGGTCTTCGACGCCCTATACTTTGCTTCATAGTGTTTCAGCTACCGAGAATATTGCTGGTTTCATCGAGCGTGTACTAAGGGATCCAAGGGATCTTGATGGTAGGTCTAGGCTTCTATATGGCTCGTTGTTAGCGGGGATAGCTATTGATATGAGTGGTACGCATATCATACACGCTATAGAGCATGCATTAAGTGGGTTGAACCCGAAGCTCCCCCATGGCTGTGGCCTCGGGATACTTGGTCCTAGGGCGGTCTACTATACACATAAAGCAAGGCCTTCTGAGTCGGCAGAGATACTCAAGTTACTTGACTCGAGTATAAAGCCCGACCCCGGTGACGCCGGGAAAGCAATGAAGATTATCGAGGAGTTCCAGGAGAAAATAGGGTTCACTAGGAAGCTTAGCGACTACGGGTTCGGTAGAGACGACATCAAAACAGTGACCGGCATGGTTCTAGGAGGGCTCAAGTACCTCCTCGAGGGAACGCCATTCAAGGTAGACGAGCAGATAATCAAAGACATACTAGAACATAGTCTATAG